Within the Chiloscyllium punctatum isolate Juve2018m chromosome 37, sChiPun1.3, whole genome shotgun sequence genome, the region GAGGGCAGTAAAAATAATTCAACGGTCCTTCTTGTCCTGACACCTACATGCATAAACTATGAGCTGAGAAGTAGATAGTCACATGATAAAACACTAATCCATCTCACTGAGCAGATGCACTTACTGGTTTTAGGCCCACTTCTATATTTGATCTATATAAAAAGCAAGTTTTCCCCAGTTTTGCAATCATATACCAAGGCTTTTTAATTATTTAGTCTTTCAGTGCATCACTGGAAAGGCCAGCAGATGATCTTAGTGGCTCtagatcatttcagagggcagttaaaagtgaACTACATTGTGGATCTGGCGTCACATGAAGGCCAGGCCTCTCATTTAGACATGGAGGACACTGAGGTCCCTTCctacaggatattagtgaaccggATTGTTTTCTTTTCCAACAAAGATCATTTCATGAGCGTTATCCAAGAGAGTATCTCATCtagaattgaatttaaattccactaattGTCATTTTGAACCCATGCCCCAAGAACATTAATCTATGTCTCTGGGTTATTGTTCCAGTGACATTACTGTGTCACCATCACCCCTGAAGGCATGACTCTGCTTTTGTGTCAGGAGGGGGGGGTAATATTTTGTACTTTTTGCAAATCCTTCTAGAATATTGCCCCACTCTATCTATACAACCTCCCCCAGTGGTATAAACATCCTGAAATCCTATCCTTTTCAGCTCAATATTAACCATTTGAGCTAGAGCACTGTGCATTAAGCTGCATTGGTCTCTAGCTCTGCAAGACCCTCCCTGAACTTTTCCTTCAATATTTATCTGAAAACTTCcttggctttttaaaaataatcaatTTTTTCAGATTTGGTGGACAATCAATTCAAACCTTCAACATAATTCATCTTTATTTTGATCAAATCAACTGACATAAGAAATCAAAAATTAAGATTACTGAAAGGAAATATAAAACAGTCTCCTCATTTGGATCCTCAAATCCAATCCGCCTACTCCAAGGAGATATAATGTGCTTTCATTTTGAAAGAATTTTTTTAAGAACCAAACCTTGTGCTTCATTTTGTGACAGATGCAATGTATTTGATTCTAAAACTCGAAACATTATTCATTAAGTGTAATAACGACATCATCATGCTCTCCCTTCCATAACATTTCGCCCTGAAAATCTAGCAGTCCATGCTTCCTGGCCCTCATCAAAATCCCAACGACTTTATCTGAGACAGTAACATATCTGTCAAACAGATTGCCAAAGGTAACCCTGGTTTTCCCATCCACTCCCAGTATCCCCATGGTCCTGATAATGAAGCACATCTCCTGCATTTCCTTGTACACGTGTTCCTGAGCTCGCTGGCCTCTCTCTGCCGTCTTGCTTCCCTCCTTTGGCTGTCCATAGCCCTGATCTCCCTTCTTCAATCGGAGGCTTCTGGCATAATCGTAGTCAAACTCATCACTGAAAGGGTTTGTCCTTTGCCTCTCAATGTGATCCTCGGCCCATCTCAGCCAGGCCTTCTTCAGGTCTTCCATCGTGCGCACTTGGGCATTTGGGACTGATCTCTTCCTTTTCCCTCTGTCAGCTGCATCATCCTTCTTTTTAGGTTCTTTCTCCTTCCTTTTCTCTCCTCCACTGCTCCTGTCTTCGCCAGTCACACTGCCTTTCTCTTCCTTCTCCCACTTCTCCCAAGTTTGTGAGATCTCCGATGCCTTCTTGTGACACAAACGCCTCCTCGTCGGTGACCTGTTGGCCAAAAATGGTTTTGGTGCCACATCTGGTTCTGTCTGATTGAAACGGTCAGTCATGAAACTCACCAGCTCATTACTCCCTGACTTGGATCTGTTGTTAACTGTTTTAGTGACTGGA harbors:
- the abraa gene encoding actin-binding Rho-activating protein, translating into MNTETRSPRPASKAIKKFRCVSLVNSLAKNWQKWANEHSLRQKSEPQGWLPEGFKDDDPVKENRSWITKQERPAKVVQIKPESTQPGRNVNSSKELSGSQGTELSIRTIPVTKTVNNRSKSGSNELVSFMTDRFNQTEPDVAPKPFLANRSPTRRRLCHKKASEISQTWEKWEKEEKGSVTGEDRSSGGEKRKEKEPKKKDDAADRGKRKRSVPNAQVRTMEDLKKAWLRWAEDHIERQRTNPFSDEFDYDYARSLRLKKGDQGYGQPKEGSKTAERGQRAQEHVYKEMQEMCFIIRTMGILGVDGKTRVTFGNLFDRYVTVSDKVVGILMRARKHGLLDFQGEMLWKGEHDDVVITLNE